One window of the Zea mays cultivar B73 chromosome 3, Zm-B73-REFERENCE-NAM-5.0, whole genome shotgun sequence genome contains the following:
- the LOC103651563 gene encoding probable boron transporter 7 → MHTKSLAVLKRQLLSKKMVDTAKESIGGSATSLEIYGKMEEVFIKMDSEENTDSVDRELKNFKDAILQEGNGEGRLAREFDPRKHIEAHLPVRVNE, encoded by the exons ATGCACACAAAAAGTCTTGCTGTCCTTAAGAGGCAG TTGCTAAGCAAAAAGATGGTTGATACTGCCAAggagagcataggaggaagtgctACCAGTTTGGAAATATATGGCAAGATGGAAGAAGTTTTCATCAAAATGGATAGCGAAGAGAAT ACTGATTCTGTTGACAGGGAGTTGAAGAACTTCAAGGATGCTATTCTGCAAGAAGGCAACGGAGAAGGGAGATTGGCTAGAGAATTTGACCCTCGCAAACATATAGAAGCCCACTTGCCTGTTCGAGTGAACGAATAG